The Primulina tabacum isolate GXHZ01 chromosome 16, ASM2559414v2, whole genome shotgun sequence genome window below encodes:
- the LOC142529726 gene encoding protein NCA1-like: MKPVCPFIKASPPDDAPIKKPAENQHKQQSTNDTTPQKDSTITPKCPYGYDSQTFKLGPLSCMICQALLFECNKCVPCSHVYCKACVSRFKDCPLCGADIVKIEDDPNLQAVVDRFIDGHARIKRSQVDTDKEEKEGGKKNVIYEDVSLERGAFLVQQAMRALRANNIGSAKSRLSICVEDVREQLERIGDTPELCSQLGAVLGMLGDCCRATGDASAAISYFEESVSFLTKVPKDDLEITHTHSVSLNKIGDLKFYEGDLQAARSYYFKALEVRRNAIKYHANVSSLVIDVATSLAKVADVDRNLANEDTAIAGFQEGIKLLESLSIRAEEVGLEQRRLSVLEFLNSQLAK, encoded by the exons ATGAAACCTGTCTGTCCTTTTATTAAAGCTTCACCGCCTGATGATGCGCCTATTAAAAAACCTGCTGAAAACCAACATAAACAGCAATCGACCAATGATACCACACCTCAGAAAGATTCAACAATTACTCCCAAGTGCCCCTACGGATACGATTCTCAGACATTTAAGTTAGGCCCTCTCAGCTGCATGATATGTCAAGCACTTCTTTTTGAATGTAACAAGTGTGTGCCTTGTTCCCATGTATACTGCAA AGCTTGTGTATCACGCTTCAAGGATTGTCCTTTATGTGGTGCTGACATTGTGAAGATTGAAGATGATCCTAATCTTCAGGCTGTAGTTGATCGCTTTATTGATGGTCATGCAAGGATCAAGAGGTCTCAAGTTGATACTGACAAGGAAGAAAAGGAAGGTGGAAAGAAAAATGTGATATATGAGGATGTGTCCCTTGAGAGAGGTGCTTTCTTGGTGCAGCAGGCCATGAgg GCACTTCGTGCTAATAACATAGGAAGTGCAAAATCAAGGCTTAGCATATGTGTGGAAGATGTTAGAGAACAACTGGAAAGAATTGGAGACACTCCTGAGTTATGCTCTCAGTTGGGTGCAGTTTTAGGTATGCTCGGCGATTGCTG TCGAGCAACTGGAGATGCTAGTGCTGCAATATCATACTTTGAGGAGAGTGTCAGTTTCCTTACAAAAGTACCGAAGGATGATTTGGAG ATAACACATACACATTCTGTTTCTCTCAATAAAATTGGGGACCTGAAGTTCTACGAGGGGGATTTACAGGCTGCAAGATCCTATTATTTCAAGGCTTTGGAAGTTCGCCGTAATGCAATCAAGTACCATGCAAACGTTTCGTCGCTG GTTATAGATGTAGCTACATCGCTGGCAAAAGTGGCTGATGTTGATAGAAACCTTGCTAACGAGGACACAGCTATCGCTGGCTTTCAGGAAGGCATTAAATTGTTGGAATCTCTATCAATAAGAGCTGAGGAAGTTGGTCTTGAACAACGG CGTCTTTCGGTGCTGGAGTTCCTCAACAGCCAACTTGCAAAATGA
- the LOC142529200 gene encoding putative germin-like protein 2-1 has protein sequence MSFGFLAFAFEPSPLQYFCVAHPSSSAKVNGLACKNPALVQASDFSFSGLHLAGNTSNPNGSKVSPVSVAQVPGLNTLGISMVRIDYAPWGINPPHTHPRATEILTVIEGSLQVGFVTSNPGNTLFTKTLQKGDVFVFPVGLVHFQRNVVTGHAVAIAGFSNDILAKAFQVDKSVVDQLQAKF, from the exons ATGTCTTTTGGCTTCCTTGCATTCGCTTTCGAGCCGAGTCCGTTGCAATATTTCTGCGTTGCCCATCCCAGTAGCTCAG CTAAAGTGAATGGGTTGGCCTGCAAGAACCCTGCATTGGTTCAAGCCAGTGACTTCTCCTTCAGTGGACTTCACTTAGCAGGCAACACATCAAATCCTAATGGCTCCAAGGTTAGCCCAGTGAGTGTAGCTCAAGTACCAGGCCTCAATACTCTTGGAATCTCGATGGTTCGTATCGATTACGCACCATGGGGCATCAACCCTCCACATACTCACCCTAGAGCCACTGAAATCCTGACAGTCATCGAGGGTTCCCTCCAGGTGGGGTTCGTAACCTCGAACCCTGGTAATACTCTATTCACGAAAACCCTTCAGAAAGGTGATGTTTTCGTGTTCCCGGTGGGACTCGTCCACTTCCAACGCAATGTGGTAACTGGACATGCTGTTGCAATTGCTGGATTTAGCAATGACATTCTTGCCAAGGCATTCCAAGTGGATAAGAGTGTCGTGGATCAGCTCCAAGCTAAGTTCTAG
- the LOC142528489 gene encoding actin-like — protein sequence MADRPFSCDNGNRMVKAGCAGDDARKAVFPSIVGHPRHTGVMRQTLRGVLSMKYPIEHGIVGNWEDDMEKIWHHTFYDELHVAPEEHPVLLTEAPFC from the exons ATGGCAGATAGGCCTTTTAGTTGTGACAATGGAAATAGAATGGTCAAG GCTGGATGTGCTGGAGATGATGCTCGAAAGGCAGTTTTCCCTAGCATAGTGGGACACCCTCGTCACACTGGA GTTATGAGACAAACATTGAGAGGTGTCTTGTCGATGAAGTATCCAATTGAGCATGGAATTGTCGGCAATTGGGAGGATGACATGGAAAAGATATGGCACCATACTTTCTATGACGAACTTCATGTGGCTCCCGAGGAGCACCCAGTTCTCTTGACGGAGGCTCCTTTTTGTTAG